In Xyrauchen texanus isolate HMW12.3.18 chromosome 14, RBS_HiC_50CHRs, whole genome shotgun sequence, the following are encoded in one genomic region:
- the sh3bp4 gene encoding SH3 domain-binding protein 4, with the protein MAAHRIRTANNNTMLPRCKSEGTLIDLSQGVSEATLTDVKVPSPSALRLDATASFATVREVIAIKDYCPSSFTTLKFSKGDTLYVLDTSGGEWWYAHNSKEMGYIPAAYVQPINYRDSSFIDCGMIDSLGDISEGAKEMDLSGEWKGSSKTTESQNGNPFANKRMSTNPFLNEALQTTADQNSNQNSASVLFFDKLSPPISNTSSTININGFGSGLLDTNIYSRSSGIGPNLRRDNPFFKSKRCYSMSELSVLQSLSDGPQASLSFFGGMKSPKPEHYQSREDFKTAWLNHRKLTRSCHDLDSIGQNPGWGQTQPIETNIVCKLDSSGGAVQLPNTSISIHVPEGHVAPCDTQQISLKALLDPPLELNNDRCTTVSPVVEVKLSNMETKTPVTLEMKVSVVVKIESRKTAEVVCVRSDCKEGPYVPIPHEYMYGDTVQVTLDNLEPCMYISVVAQAQVVAPYNTVWEHVVKKVTLGVYGPKHIHPSFKMVVAIFGHDCAPKTLIVSDGKKHSQSTPPVVLQLWGKHQFVLANPQDLQVGVYSNMSNFEVRANEQARIVRGFQIKLGKMGRLVYMIAARDPADISDFTLRVQVKDVNDCILAQFCVQTPPPLPKTNTSNSVRRFLKKKEVNKIVLSPLASTAKYPVFQDRLVKNLKFAKLLKTVIRQSKSQYLLEYIKGDVVALLSEEKIKLKGHLWTKDWYIGYYHGRIGLVHAKNILIMGKVKPSHNQGPDLTTAILLEQILKPCMCLTYVYASVRTIIMENVASWRAFADALGYVNLPLTHFCRTEPDSEPEKVASVLERLKEDCSAAEDKERKSFQKELMKALLKMDCQGLVARLVMDFVLLTTAVEVEGRWRELAERLAKVSRQQMEAYEAPHRDCSGQLDSEAMWKTAYDFLVTWAAQIGDSYRDVIQELHTGLDKMKNPITKRWRHITGSLILVNCLDLLRSSAFSTSHQDDAI; encoded by the exons ATGGCTGCCCATCGCATTCGAACAGCAAACAACAACACCATGCTCCCTCGCTGCAAATCTGAGGGCACACTGATTGATCTCAGTCAAGGAGTATCAGAGGCTACCCTCACAGATGTTAAAG TGCCTTCACCTAGTGCCTTGCGACTGGATGCTACTGCCTCATTTGCCACTGTCAGGGAAGTCATTGCCATTAAGGATTACTGTCCGTCTAGCTTTACCACTCTGAAGTTCTCTAAGGGAGACACTCTTTATGTTCTGGATACATCTGGTGGAGAGTGGTGGTATGCACACAACAGCAAAGAGATGGGCTATATCCCAGCTGCCTACGTCCAACCAATCAATTATCGAGATTCCTCATTTATTGATTGTGGCATGATTGACAGCCTAGGTGATATCTCTGAGGGAGCCAAAGAAATGGACCTCTCTGGGGAGTGGAAAGGTTCCTCAAAAACCACAGAATCTCAAAATGGAAATCCTTTTGCTAATAAAAGGATGTCTACTAACCCTTTCCTAAATGAAGCACTTCAAACCACAGCTGACCAAAACAGTAACCAGAATTCtgcaagtgttttgttttttgataaacTCTCCCCTCCTATATCAAACACTAGCAGCACTATTAATATAAATGGCTTTGGGAGCGGGCTACTTGACACAAACATTTACAGCCGCAGCTCGGGGATTGGTCCAAATCTTCGCAGAGACAATCCATTTTTTAAGAGCAAGCGTTGCTACAGCATGTCAGAACTGTCGGTCCTGCAGTCCCTGTCTGATGGACCTCAAGCGTCCTTGAGTTTTTTTGGTGGCATGAAATCACCCAAACCTGAGCATTATCAGAGTCGAGAGGATTTCAAAACGGCATGGTTAAACCACCGTAAACTTACACGATCCTGCCATGATCTGGACTCAATAGGACAAAACCCAGGCTGGGGGCAAACCCAGCCCATAGAGACCAACATCGTGTGTAAACTGGACAGCTCTGGTGGTGCCGTACAGCTACCAAATACCAGTATCAGCATACATGTCCCTGAGGGCCATGTTGCACCATGTGACACTCAACAGATATCATTGAAGGCCCTACTAGACCCACCATTGGAGCTCAACAATGATAGATGTACTACAGTAAGTCCAGTGGTGGAAGTCAAACTCAGTAACATGGAAACCAAGACACCTGTCACTTTAGAGATGAAAGTGTCCGTTGTGGTGAAGATAGAGAGCCGCAAAACGGCCGAGGTTGTGTGTGTCAGAAGTGACTGCAAAGAAGGGCCTTATGTCCCAATTCCACATGAATACATGTACGGAGACACAGTCCAAGTTACTCTGGATAATTTAGAGCCATGCATGTACATTTCTGTGGTTGCCCAAGCCCAGGTGGTGGCCCCGTACAACACAGTCTGGGAGCATGTCGTAAAAAAGGTCACTCTTGGGGTGTATGGGCCAAAACACATTCACCCATCCTTTAAGATGGTGGTTGCCATTTTTGGGCACGACTGTGCCCCAAAGACATTGATAGTGAGTGATGGAAAAAAACACTCACAGTCTACTCCACCTGTAGTCCTGCAGCTCTGGGGGAAGCACCAGTTTGTCCTTGCAAATCCTCAAGACCTTCAGGTTGGTGTGTATTCTAACATGTCCAATTTTGAAGTGAGAGCCAATGAACAGGCCAGGATTGTGAGGGGTTTTCAAATCAAACTTGGCAAAATGGGCCGTCTTGTCTACATGATTGCAGCCCGTGATCCTGCTGACATTTCAGACTTTACTTTGCGGGTTCAGGTTAAGGATGTTAATGACTGCATCCTTGCCCAGTTCTGTGTTCAGACCCCACCGCCTCTTCCAAAGACAAACACAAGTAACTCTGTGAGACGTTTCCTAAAGAAAAAAGAAGTTAACAAAATTGTATTGTCTCCTCTTGCATCGACTGCAAAGTACCCTGTGTTTCAGGACAGACTTGTCAAAAACCTGAAATTTGCTAAGTTGCTGAAAACTGTTATAAGGCAGTCCAAAAGCCAGTATTTGCTGGAGTACATTAAAGGTGATGTAGTGGCACTTCTGAGTGAGGAAAAAATTAAACTTAAAGGACATTTATGGACCAAAGACTGGTACATTGGATACTATCATGGAAGAATTGGATTGGTCCATGCTAAAAACATTCTTATCATGGGAAAAGTGAAACCTTCACATAACCAAGGGCCTGATCTTACGACTGCAATACTTTTAGAGCAGATCCTCAAGCCCTGCATGTGCCTGACTTATGTCTATGCATCAGTGCGAACTATAATAATGGAAAATGTTGCAAGTTGGAGAGCTTTTGCAGATGCCCTGGGCTATGTCAACCTGCCTCTGACACACTTCTGTCGGACAGAGCCAGACAGTGAGCCTGAGAAAGTTGCTTCTGTTCTTGAGAGGCTTAAGGAAGACTGCAGTGCAGCTGAGGACAAGGAGAGGAAATCTTTCCAGAAGGAACTCATGAAG GCACTTCTGAAGATGGACTGTCAGGGCTTGGTGGCACGGCTGGTCATGGACTTTGTGCTGTTGACCACAGCTGTCGAGGTGGAAGGCCGCTGGAGGGAGCTTGCTGAGAGACTGGCCAAAGTGTCCCGGCAGCAGATGGAAGCATATGAAGCTCCTCACAGAGACTGCAGTGGACAGCTGGACAGTGAG GCCATGTGGAAAACTGCCTATGACTTCCTGGTCACATGGGCTGCCCAGATTGGAGACAGCTATAGAGATGTGATTCAGGAACTTCACACAGGCTTGGACAAAATGAAGAACCCAATAACCAAGCGCTGGAGACACATCACTGGCTCCCTCATTCTTGTTAACTGCCTAGATCTCTTACGGAGCTCCGCCTTCAGCACCTCCCATCAAGATGATGCCATATAA